The genomic region TTCCTATCGAAGCAGTATTACCAAAGCAATTATTGGAGGTTCTGTCACTTCCATCGGCAATTCCGCTTTTTCCGGTTACTACGACTTGACTGAGGTAACGATTCCCTCTTCGGTAACTTCTATCGGCAGTTACGCTTTTCACAATTGCTACGGCTTGACCGGAGCATTAACGATTCCCTCTTCTGTCACTTCCATCGGTGAACGCGCTTTTTACGGTTGCAGCGGATTGACTGAGGTAAATTTTAATGCTACTAACTGCACTACTATGGGAAGTTATTATAATTCTGTGTTTTCCGGTTGCAATAATTTAACCACAGTAAACATCGGAAATAATGTAACGAGGATTCCTGATTACGCTTTTGACGGTTGTAGCGGCTTGACATCGGTAACGATTCCCTCTTCTGTCACTTCCATCGGTGAACGCGCTTTTTCCGGTTGCTACGACTTGACTGAGGTAAATTTTAATGCTACTTGCACTACTATGGGAAGTTCATTATATCCAGTATTTTCCAATTGCATTATAACCACAGTAAACATCGGAAATAATGTAACGAGGATTCCTGATTACGCTTTTTCCGGTTGTCGCGGCTTGACTGAGGTAACTATTGGCAGTTCGGTTACTTCTATCGGCGATTACGCTTTTGACGGTTGTAGCGGCTTGACTGAGGTAATGATTCCCTCTTCTGTCACTTCCATCGGCAATTACGCTTTTTCCGGTTGTCGCGGCTTGACCGGAGCATTAACGATTCCCTCTTCTGTCACTTCCATCGGCAGTTACGCTTTTTACTATTGCAGCGGATTGACTGAGGTAACGATTCTCTCCTCTGTAACTTCTATCAGCAGTTACGCTTTTTACGGTTGCAGCGGATTGACTGAGGTAACTATTCCCTCTTCGGTTACTTCTATCGGCTATGCCGCTTTTTACGATTGCAGCGGCTTGACTGAGGTAACCATTCCATCCTCTGTAACTTCTATCAGCAGTTACGCTTTTTCCGGTTGTCGCGGCTTGACTGAGGTAACTATTCCCTCTTCGGTTACTTCTATCGGCTATGCCGCTTTTTCCGGTTGTCGCGGCTTGACTGAGGTAAATTTTAATGCCACTAACTGCACTACTATGGGAAATTCATTATATCCAGTATTTTACAATTGCAATAGTTTAACCACACTAAACATCGGAAATAATGTAACGAGGATTCCTGATTGCGCTTTTTACGGTTGCAGCGGCTTGACCGGAGCATTAACGATTCCCTCTTCTGTCACTTCTATCGGCAATTCCGCTTTTTTCGATTGCAGAAGATTAACGGCGATAAATGTTGAAGAAAGCAATAACAATTATACCTCTATTGACGGAGTGTTGTTTAATAAAGCAAAAACAACGCTAATTCAATATCCTGCCGGTAAAACTGGCACGACATATACCATTCCCTCTTCTGTCACTTCCATCGGTGAACACGCTTTTTACTATTGCAACGGATTGACATCCGTAACGATTCCCTCTTCTGTCACTTCCATCGGTGAACGCGCTTTTTACTATTGCAACGGATTGACTAAAATTATCAATCAGGCTGAAACACCGCAAAAGATAAATTTTAATGTATTTTATAATTTCACGCCAATTAAATTGTTTGTTTCATTTCAGGCTTTTGACAAATACAAAACCGACGTTATTTGGGGAAAGTTTTCTGTAGTACTTTTTATGTTGGACAAAACAAACATCAATCTTGCCAAAGACGAAACACAAACGCTTGAAGCAATGTTTGTCGAAGGGTATCCAGACGACAAAACCGTAATTTGGACAAGTGACAACACAGACGTCGTTACAGTAAATACTGATGGCACAATAACGGCAAAAAAAGTCGGCACGGCGACAGTTACAGCAACAGCGCAAGATACTGCTTTTGATATATGTATCGTAACTGTTGTAAAGGGCACACCACAGTATTCAACACCGACAAATTTAACTGCAACTTACGGGCAATCTTTGGCGGATGTAAAATTACCGACAGGTTTTTCTTGGGAAAAAGCGGGAACAGTAGGTAATGTGGGAATACAGACTCACAAAGCAAAGTTTACGCCTACCGACATTGCCAATTACAATGTTGTAGAAAATATTGAGGTAAGCGTAAACGTAGCAAAGGCGAAAATAACTAAACCTGCGGTAACAAATACCAATCTTGTTTATATCGGAAGCGAACAGACAGCAGGAATTGCTACAAATACGACATATACCGTTACGGGCGACAAAGGTACAACTGCAAACAATTACAATGCGACAATTGTCTTGACCGATAAAGCAAATTGCGAGTGGGCAGACGGTACAACGGATGATATTGTTTTAACTTGGACGATAACGAAGGCAATGCCAAGCGAAATAGTTTTCCCGACAACAAGCGATATTATCTACACTCCAAACAAACTCCTTTCACAAATCGCTTTTGTTGGCGGCTCAGGCGACGGAATATTTGCTTGGGAAAACGCAAGTATCGTTCCGACAGCAAATAACGACGGCTACAACGTAGTATTTACTCCGAGAGACGCGGATAACTACGATTATACAGGAATAAATTTAACAAAAACCGTAGATTTGTCGGTAGCGAAAGCGACAGGGACATTCGTTACTCCTGCGGCGGTAAACGTAACATATTCGTCCAACCTTAAACTTGAAGATTTAACTTTACCGGAAGGTTTCGCCTTTGTCACTTCGACAACTTTATTAAACGCGGGTAATAACCAACCGTTCGCGGCAAGCTTTACCGACCCAAGCGGCAACTACACAACGGTAAGCGGCAGTATTACGGTAAACGTCGCAAAAGCGATGCCAAGTGTCCCGAACGCGGTAAGCGTAACATACTCGCCTACGCTTAAACTTTCGGATTTGGATTTACCTGAAGGTTATGCGTGGGATACTCCGAATACTGCTTTGAGCGCAGGGAATAATCAACGCTTTGTCGCGACATTCTTTGACTGGAGTGGTAATTACACGACGGCAAGCGGTTATGTAACGGTGAATGTGGCAAAGGCTGAGGGAACATTTACAACTCCTGCGGCAGTAAACACGACATATTCACCGACGCTTAAACTTAGCGATGTATCTTTGCCCAACGGCTATGCTTTTGTGTTACCTACAACCGCTTTGAGTGCAGGGAACAGTCAGAGTTTTGCGGCAATTTATACAGACCCCAGCGGTAATTATGAATCGGCAACGGGGAATATTACGGTGAATGTGGCAAAGGCTATGCTCTCTCCCACAGCGCCGAACGGTTTAACCGCAACGGTCGGGCAGACATTGAAGGATGTTTCGCTTGAAGACGGCTGGTCATGGATGAATGAAACGCTTTCGGTCGGCGCACTTGGAGAACAAGTACATTTAGCGAAATTTACGCCGGAAGATACAGAGAACTACAATATCGTAGAAAATATTGACGTTAAAGTTGTGGTATCGGCGTCAACGCCAATTGAGATTAAGCCTAACGACACACGTAGCGGCGGCGGTATCAGACTGTCAAGCAATATTGTCT from Chitinispirillales bacterium harbors:
- a CDS encoding leucine-rich repeat protein; its protein translation is MLNKNRFLKVMAAIAIAAGMAFGQSGTTGPLNWSISDGTLTISGSGTMPDYSYATPWYSYRSSITKAIIGGSVTSIGNSAFSGYYDLTEVTIPSSVTSIGSYAFHNCYGLTGALTIPSSVTSIGERAFYGCSGLTEVNFNATNCTTMGSYYNSVFSGCNNLTTVNIGNNVTRIPDYAFDGCSGLTSVTIPSSVTSIGERAFSGCYDLTEVNFNATCTTMGSSLYPVFSNCIITTVNIGNNVTRIPDYAFSGCRGLTEVTIGSSVTSIGDYAFDGCSGLTEVMIPSSVTSIGNYAFSGCRGLTGALTIPSSVTSIGSYAFYYCSGLTEVTILSSVTSISSYAFYGCSGLTEVTIPSSVTSIGYAAFYDCSGLTEVTIPSSVTSISSYAFSGCRGLTEVTIPSSVTSIGYAAFSGCRGLTEVNFNATNCTTMGNSLYPVFYNCNSLTTLNIGNNVTRIPDCAFYGCSGLTGALTIPSSVTSIGNSAFFDCRRLTAINVEESNNNYTSIDGVLFNKAKTTLIQYPAGKTGTTYTIPSSVTSIGEHAFYYCNGLTSVTIPSSVTSIGERAFYYCNGLTKIINQAETPQKINFNVFYNFTPIKLFVSFQAFDKYKTDVIWGKFSVVLFMLDKTNINLAKDETQTLEAMFVEGYPDDKTVIWTSDNTDVVTVNTDGTITAKKVGTATVTATAQDTAFDICIVTVVKGTPQYSTPTNLTATYGQSLADVKLPTGFSWEKAGTVGNVGIQTHKAKFTPTDIANYNVVENIEVSVNVAKAKITKPAVTNTNLVYIGSEQTAGIATNTTYTVTGDKGTTANNYNATIVLTDKANCEWADGTTDDIVLTWTITKAMPSEIVFPTTSDIIYTPNKLLSQIAFVGGSGDGIFAWENASIVPTANNDGYNVVFTPRDADNYDYTGINLTKTVDLSVAKATGTFVTPAAVNVTYSSNLKLEDLTLPEGFAFVTSTTLLNAGNNQPFAASFTDPSGNYTTVSGSITVNVAKAMPSVPNAVSVTYSPTLKLSDLDLPEGYAWDTPNTALSAGNNQRFVATFFDWSGNYTTASGYVTVNVAKAEGTFTTPAAVNTTYSPTLKLSDVSLPNGYAFVLPTTALSAGNSQSFAAIYTDPSGNYESATGNITVNVAKAMLSPTAPNGLTATVGQTLKDVSLEDGWSWMNETLSVGALGEQVHLAKFTPEDTENYNIVENIDVKVVVSASTPIEIKPNDTRSGGGIRLSSNIVSDKAVITIDLPNNERASQIKVVVYDNTGNSVFETTERNAKVEWHLTNAAGRNVANGT